In Calothrix sp. PCC 7507, one DNA window encodes the following:
- a CDS encoding ABC transporter ATP-binding protein, giving the protein MKADLVLKVATNDPGELPETATVKILCQRLFKYIWRQKSPLLIALGMIACLSLLQILIPQITRYVIDVIIPEKEFSLLPWIAATILLISLLIGLLNFGRSYMMSIFGQRTIDNLRTDLYQHLQKLSISFFYSQRTGDLMTRLSQNVNTVGNLVTADIADILADSFTFVVILGYLISADWQLTLLLLVTYPLIVYFTQVFGLSMRSAYLDVQTQASAVNDHLQDTISNIDIIKSFGNEKYEIDRFSDQSRNYMDANIHAVRLWSIFFPLIDILNNLSSLIVLVFGAWEVMVGRLTIGELAAFLAYINQMNQPIRRFSKVINLLQRVVVALDRTFEILDTQPEVMEKEDAANLESVLGRIKFENVEFAYNNERVIHDFNLEIRPGMRVALVGSSGAGKSTVLKLAARFYDPQQGKILIDKYDVKDLTQESLRKHIGIVSQETLLLYGTVRDNIAYGKLDATDLEIEAAARAANAHDFIMSFPDGYNSIISERGVNLSGGQKQRLAIARVLLKNPQIILLDEATSALDTESERLIQESLSRLFKGRTSLVIAHRLSTIQNADLILVIEQGSIVEVGTHDELIAKGGRYAHLYSIQFPQKDSLLSKSG; this is encoded by the coding sequence GTGAAAGCAGACTTAGTGCTTAAGGTCGCCACAAATGACCCTGGCGAGTTACCAGAAACAGCAACAGTTAAGATATTATGTCAGCGGTTATTCAAATATATTTGGCGGCAAAAATCACCTTTATTAATAGCTTTGGGAATGATTGCCTGTCTTTCACTACTACAGATTCTTATTCCCCAAATTACTCGCTATGTAATTGATGTTATTATCCCCGAAAAAGAATTTTCTCTATTACCTTGGATAGCAGCAACAATACTATTAATTTCCCTATTGATAGGGTTATTAAACTTTGGTCGTAGTTATATGATGTCCATATTTGGCCAGAGAACAATTGATAACCTCAGAACAGACCTTTATCAACATCTGCAAAAGCTTTCAATTAGCTTTTTCTATAGCCAACGCACCGGAGATTTGATGACAAGGTTGTCTCAAAATGTTAACACAGTTGGTAATTTAGTCACCGCTGATATTGCAGATATTCTGGCTGATAGTTTTACTTTTGTGGTGATTTTGGGTTATCTAATTAGTGCTGATTGGCAACTGACGCTCCTACTATTAGTTACTTATCCTTTGATAGTGTATTTTACGCAGGTTTTTGGTCTATCTATGCGTAGCGCATATCTAGATGTACAGACACAAGCATCAGCAGTAAATGACCATCTGCAAGATACTATATCTAATATTGATATTATTAAGTCTTTTGGTAATGAGAAATATGAAATCGATCGTTTCTCAGACCAAAGTCGTAACTATATGGATGCGAATATTCATGCTGTGCGTCTTTGGTCTATATTCTTTCCTCTAATTGATATTTTAAATAATCTTAGTAGCTTGATTGTGCTGGTATTTGGTGCTTGGGAAGTAATGGTAGGTCGTTTGACAATTGGTGAATTAGCAGCTTTTCTGGCATACATTAATCAAATGAATCAACCCATTAGGCGTTTTAGTAAAGTAATTAATTTATTGCAAAGGGTTGTCGTAGCATTAGATAGAACATTTGAAATTTTAGATACTCAGCCAGAGGTGATGGAAAAAGAAGATGCGGCGAACCTAGAATCTGTGCTGGGGAGAATCAAATTTGAAAATGTAGAGTTTGCTTATAACAATGAAAGAGTTATCCATGACTTTAATTTAGAAATTCGACCAGGAATGAGAGTTGCTTTAGTAGGTTCATCGGGTGCGGGTAAAAGTACTGTTTTAAAATTAGCCGCTCGTTTTTATGACCCGCAACAGGGAAAGATTTTGATTGATAAATATGATGTGAAAGACTTAACCCAAGAATCACTAAGAAAGCATATAGGAATTGTTTCTCAAGAAACTTTACTTTTATACGGCACTGTGCGTGATAATATTGCTTACGGAAAGTTAGACGCTACAGATTTAGAGATTGAAGCAGCAGCTAGAGCAGCTAATGCACATGATTTTATTATGAGTTTTCCTGATGGTTATAATTCTATAATTAGTGAGCGTGGGGTAAATTTATCTGGTGGTCAAAAGCAGCGTTTAGCTATTGCCAGAGTTTTACTGAAGAATCCTCAGATTATCCTTTTGGATGAGGCTACTTCTGCTCTAGATACTGAGTCTGAACGTCTAATTCAAGAGTCTTTATCAAGACTATTTAAAGGTCGGACTAGTTTAGTAATTGCTCATCGACTTTCAACGATCCAGAATGCTGATTTAATTCTAGTTATTGAACAAGGTAGCATTGTCGAAGTAGGAACCCATGATGAATTAATTGCTAAAGGTGGAAGGTACGCTCATTTATATAGTATTCAGTTTCCACAGAAAGATAGTTTATTAAGCAAGTCCGGGTAA
- a CDS encoding DUF1822 family protein has product MNNQLLLQIPTLIQRQAWKDAQQHSHTIVRYSAYLNRVCLYTFLTYLNDQLLDQALPTAIYPSEEGLHSILEVVNGSAIDFGKRRIILIPSENTDSESLCVPQEWIDIPTFVGDYYLGVQVDLEANADECRLKVQGFATHFQIKQLSKYDPRDRTYILPRNQLIENLTLMQVTRGKPLRAKFPELPSLSATEVQNLLELLGDISIYSPRLQVDIPFTKWAALLNNQEWRQQLYQKRLGQFTIKSIAKLNKLSNWFKNTFDDGWQPLNALLNQESGNLVYSFRNHEVAARDVSVEGIKLIDLEMQLSNQSVALLVGFTPEDTGTVAVRVQLHPTKGQTYLPQHIKLGLISPSEVILQEIKSRIQDNFIQLKRFTCSPGKIFKIQVTIDEFSITEEFLIETLASTQQ; this is encoded by the coding sequence TTGAATAACCAATTATTGCTGCAAATACCCACCCTTATACAACGGCAAGCCTGGAAAGATGCACAACAGCATTCTCATACCATCGTGCGGTACAGCGCCTATCTGAATCGTGTGTGCTTGTATACATTTTTAACATACTTGAATGACCAACTTTTAGATCAAGCGTTACCCACAGCAATTTATCCTAGTGAAGAAGGCTTACATAGCATTTTAGAAGTAGTCAATGGTTCTGCGATTGACTTTGGTAAGCGGCGAATTATACTTATCCCTAGCGAAAATACAGATTCAGAATCACTATGTGTTCCCCAAGAGTGGATAGATATCCCCACGTTTGTAGGTGACTATTACTTAGGTGTACAAGTTGATTTAGAAGCAAATGCTGATGAATGTAGATTGAAAGTACAGGGGTTTGCCACACACTTTCAAATCAAACAATTGAGCAAATATGATCCACGCGATCGCACTTATATATTACCAAGGAACCAGTTAATCGAAAATCTCACACTTATGCAGGTGACACGAGGAAAGCCATTGCGTGCAAAATTCCCAGAATTACCAAGTTTATCTGCAACTGAAGTGCAAAATTTATTAGAACTGTTAGGTGATATATCTATTTACTCTCCACGTTTACAAGTCGATATACCCTTTACAAAATGGGCAGCATTGCTGAATAATCAGGAATGGCGACAGCAATTATATCAAAAACGACTGGGTCAATTTACAATAAAAAGCATAGCAAAATTAAACAAATTAAGTAACTGGTTCAAAAATACCTTTGATGATGGTTGGCAACCTCTCAACGCACTATTAAATCAAGAATCTGGAAATTTAGTCTATAGTTTTAGAAATCATGAGGTAGCAGCCAGAGATGTATCTGTAGAAGGTATCAAGCTCATTGATTTAGAAATGCAATTGAGTAATCAATCAGTTGCACTTTTAGTTGGTTTTACACCAGAAGATACTGGAACAGTAGCTGTTCGCGTACAACTGCATCCCACTAAAGGACAAACTTACTTACCACAGCATATCAAACTAGGTTTAATTTCTCCATCAGAGGTAATTCTTCAGGAAATTAAATCGCGTATTCAAGATAATTTCATTCAATTGAAGCGATTTACTTGCTCTCCAGGGAAAATATTCAAAATCCAAGTGACTATTGATGAATTCAGTATTACTGAAGAATTTTTAATTGAAACACTTGCATCTACACAGCAATGA
- a CDS encoding Rrf2 family transcriptional regulator codes for MNSQNYALLDLSSKVEYALLALLELASHHGKKVPLTMSEITAKQPIPERYLEQILTNLRRAGVVQSQRGSKGGFLLVREPWQITLLEIVTMVEGERKEKDSSEAPTLERSLVHEIWEQANAASIEVLSSYTLQDLCQQREARAQQSPMYYI; via the coding sequence TTGAATAGCCAAAACTACGCTCTCCTGGATCTGTCTTCCAAAGTTGAATACGCATTGCTAGCACTTTTAGAACTAGCAAGCCATCACGGAAAAAAAGTTCCGCTGACTATGAGTGAGATCACCGCCAAGCAACCTATACCAGAACGCTATCTAGAACAAATCTTGACCAACCTGCGGCGTGCGGGTGTGGTGCAGAGTCAGCGCGGCTCTAAAGGAGGTTTTCTTCTAGTGCGTGAACCTTGGCAGATTACCTTACTAGAGATTGTCACTATGGTGGAGGGTGAGCGGAAAGAGAAAGACAGCTCTGAAGCCCCGACACTAGAAAGGAGTCTGGTGCATGAAATTTGGGAACAAGCCAACGCCGCATCTATTGAGGTTTTGAGCAGCTATACACTCCAAGATTTGTGCCAACAAAGAGAGGCTCGCGCCCAGCAGAGTCCGATGTATTACATTTAG
- a CDS encoding cadmium resistance transporter, whose protein sequence is MNELVTAISTGIVAFSATNIDDIVILLLFFSQVNHNFRPQHIVFGQYLGFTILLILSLPGFFGGLILPPNLIGLLGLLPITIGINSLVNREEDTLQEVVPTAEQSETNIINSFISPHIYTVASITIANGSDNISVYVPLFASNNWESFLAIIGLFFLLLGIWCYFTYKLTHQKMVADFLIRYGNYFVPFVLIGLGAFIVLKSEALSLIKLIAGCFCLMILLKNNDDTQEVGKS, encoded by the coding sequence ATGAATGAGTTAGTCACTGCAATCAGCACAGGGATAGTTGCATTTAGTGCTACCAATATTGATGATATTGTGATTTTGTTGCTGTTTTTTTCTCAGGTTAATCATAATTTCCGCCCTCAGCACATTGTTTTTGGTCAGTATCTGGGTTTCACTATATTATTAATTCTCAGCCTTCCTGGCTTTTTTGGGGGGTTGATTTTACCGCCAAATTTGATTGGATTACTGGGCTTGCTTCCTATCACCATTGGTATCAACAGTTTGGTAAATCGGGAAGAGGATACATTACAGGAAGTCGTCCCTACAGCAGAACAATCTGAAACTAATATTATTAATAGTTTTATATCACCTCATATTTATACTGTGGCATCAATTACCATTGCCAATGGTAGCGATAATATTAGTGTTTATGTGCCATTATTTGCTAGTAATAACTGGGAAAGTTTTTTAGCAATTATCGGTTTGTTCTTTTTACTTTTAGGAATATGGTGTTATTTCACATATAAATTAACCCACCAAAAAATGGTAGCTGATTTTTTAATTCGCTACGGCAATTATTTTGTGCCTTTTGTGCTGATAGGTTTAGGTGCGTTTATTGTACTAAAAAGCGAGGCTTTAAGTTTAATAAAGCTAATTGCTGGTTGTTTCTGTTTGATGATTCTGTTAAAGAATAATGACGATACCCAAGAAGTTGGAAAAAGTTAA
- a CDS encoding sulfotransferase family protein, which yields MKKIDLVFRTVGERTSKIALELAIRHIQPQQVHIIENIKPFSLAVQQMLRINYECDLVVFMDADCLIMEDMTAFLQENDLPYIDCYVRDKFRGQVHCGVHIVKIDVVNAMQKIKPPQDDPKYLLRPESRIRDLAMSQLNVNKVFKSFKILHDFCQFHHDIFIKYALRELRSRTDYHQAKLKAYQENWLLQPHDQDFQVAQYAVEYARQQLALNSSVQELAKFIEKLPEISIHELTKLEIPEKEPLTLQEIENLSAQLNIQREFNQQPRKIFGIGLSCTGTNNLNLALNMLGFNVAHCPDDEVTLQELMIGKYDFSLLYEFDGITDITVAPFYAQLDNLFPGSKFILTICDKKSWLHSVANHFGISMFTGLPSNENIMFLRRMLRVAVYGSYTFNESRFSYVYDLHYNNVVNYFKKRPDSLLIININAGEGWEKLCPFLELPILEQPFPFVNG from the coding sequence ATGAAAAAAATAGATTTGGTTTTTAGAACTGTTGGAGAAAGAACATCAAAAATTGCTTTAGAACTAGCTATAAGACATATCCAGCCTCAGCAAGTGCATATTATTGAAAATATCAAACCTTTTTCCTTAGCAGTGCAGCAAATGCTCAGGATTAACTACGAATGTGATTTAGTCGTTTTCATGGATGCTGATTGTTTGATTATGGAAGATATGACAGCTTTCCTGCAAGAAAATGACTTACCTTATATAGACTGTTATGTCAGAGATAAATTTAGAGGACAGGTTCATTGTGGTGTACACATCGTCAAAATTGATGTGGTTAATGCCATGCAAAAAATTAAGCCGCCGCAGGATGACCCTAAATATCTTCTCAGACCAGAATCTAGAATCAGAGATTTAGCTATGAGTCAGCTAAATGTCAACAAAGTTTTTAAATCTTTTAAAATCCTCCATGACTTTTGTCAATTTCATCACGATATATTTATTAAATATGCTTTGAGAGAACTGAGAAGTCGTACTGATTACCACCAAGCAAAGTTAAAAGCTTATCAAGAAAATTGGCTATTGCAACCACACGATCAAGATTTCCAAGTGGCTCAATATGCTGTAGAATATGCTAGACAGCAATTAGCATTAAACTCATCTGTGCAAGAGTTAGCAAAATTTATTGAGAAATTACCTGAGATTAGTATTCATGAATTAACTAAACTAGAAATTCCAGAAAAAGAGCCTTTAACTTTACAAGAAATAGAGAATTTATCTGCACAGCTTAATATCCAAAGGGAGTTTAATCAGCAACCTCGTAAAATCTTTGGGATTGGCTTGAGTTGCACTGGTACTAACAACCTGAATTTAGCATTAAATATGCTGGGATTTAATGTAGCACACTGCCCAGATGATGAAGTAACTTTACAAGAACTGATGATAGGGAAATATGATTTTTCTCTGCTGTATGAGTTTGATGGCATCACAGATATTACTGTTGCTCCCTTTTATGCTCAGTTAGATAACCTTTTCCCAGGTAGTAAGTTTATTCTCACTATCTGCGACAAAAAATCATGGTTACACTCCGTTGCCAATCACTTTGGTATTTCCATGTTTACAGGATTACCCAGCAATGAAAATATCATGTTTCTCAGAAGGATGTTACGTGTTGCTGTTTACGGTAGTTATACTTTCAATGAATCCAGATTCTCTTATGTTTATGATTTACATTACAACAATGTAGTTAACTACTTTAAAAAGCGTCCTGATTCCCTGCTCATCATTAATATTAATGCTGGAGAAGGCTGGGAAAAGCTATGTCCATTTTTAGAGTTACCTATTTTAGAACAACCATTTCCATTTGTTAATGGCTAA
- a CDS encoding sulfite exporter TauE/SafE family protein — protein MHYLLLPLLSFFVGIIVGLTGIGGASLITPMLIFVFQVPPSIAVSSDVVAATLMKVVGSYKHWQQKTLDLEVVKWLVFGSVPGSLFGVSILHFIRRTGEENLDNILLKMLGMMILLVTLLALVQLLLLTFFPKFNLPELPKLDLTTNFGRLLTIILGAVLGCLVGLTSVSSGSMFALALIAFFRLDAQKLVGTDISQAAILLLFTSLGHLSLGTVDWSLVVPIWLGSVPGVLLGAKICQIAPQRPLRFIIYAILMMVSWKLVYQV, from the coding sequence ATGCACTATTTGTTACTACCGCTCTTAAGCTTCTTTGTGGGCATTATTGTTGGGTTGACTGGAATTGGTGGGGCATCTTTGATTACTCCTATGCTGATTTTTGTGTTCCAGGTTCCGCCTTCTATTGCTGTGAGTTCTGATGTTGTAGCTGCCACTTTAATGAAGGTTGTCGGTAGCTACAAGCACTGGCAACAGAAAACCCTGGACTTAGAAGTCGTCAAATGGCTGGTATTTGGAAGTGTCCCCGGCTCTCTCTTTGGGGTAAGCATTTTGCACTTCATCCGCCGTACTGGTGAGGAGAATTTAGATAACATTCTGCTGAAGATGCTGGGAATGATGATTTTGCTCGTCACATTATTAGCGTTAGTACAATTATTGCTGTTGACTTTTTTCCCCAAGTTCAATTTACCAGAACTGCCAAAGTTAGATTTAACAACTAATTTCGGTCGTTTACTCACAATCATTTTGGGAGCGGTGTTAGGCTGTTTGGTAGGACTGACTAGCGTGTCTTCTGGCTCAATGTTTGCCTTGGCATTAATTGCCTTTTTCCGCCTTGATGCCCAGAAATTAGTCGGTACAGATATTTCTCAAGCAGCAATTTTATTGTTGTTTACCTCCCTCGGACATCTTAGCCTCGGAACAGTTGATTGGAGTCTAGTTGTGCCGATATGGTTAGGCTCAGTTCCTGGTGTATTACTGGGGGCAAAAATCTGTCAAATTGCTCCTCAACGCCCACTGCGATTTATTATCTACGCCATTTTGATGATGGTGAGTTGGAAGTTAGTTTATCAGGTGTAA
- the cysK gene encoding cysteine synthase A encodes MRIANNITELVGRTPLVRLNKIPQTLGAVAQIVVKLESMNPASSVKDRIGVSMVEAAESAGLIHAGKTILVEPTSGNTGIALAMVAAAKGYHLILAMPDTMSQERRAMLRAYGAQLELTPGVEGMRGAIARAEEIVAKTPDAYMLQQFRNPANPKVHAQTTAEEIWEDTDGQVDILVAGVGTGGTITGVSEVIKQRKPSFQAVAVEPSNSPVLTGGKSGPHKIQGIGPGFIPAIYRAELVDEVIQVADDQAIAYSRRLAKEEGLLSGISTGAALYAAIQVAKRPENAGRLIVMVQPSFGERYLSTSLFKDPEENEWLSKV; translated from the coding sequence ATGCGGATAGCAAATAACATCACAGAGTTAGTTGGACGGACTCCTTTAGTTCGATTAAACAAGATTCCCCAAACGTTGGGAGCAGTTGCTCAAATTGTGGTGAAGTTAGAGAGCATGAACCCAGCCTCTTCTGTGAAAGATAGGATTGGGGTGAGTATGGTGGAAGCCGCAGAGTCAGCAGGCTTGATTCATGCTGGAAAAACTATTTTAGTGGAGCCTACTTCTGGGAATACAGGAATTGCCCTGGCAATGGTGGCAGCAGCTAAGGGCTACCATCTTATTCTAGCGATGCCTGATACGATGAGCCAGGAAAGACGGGCGATGTTGAGAGCTTATGGCGCTCAATTAGAGTTAACGCCTGGTGTGGAAGGGATGAGAGGGGCGATCGCTAGAGCAGAGGAAATTGTCGCGAAGACTCCTGATGCTTATATGTTGCAGCAATTCCGCAACCCAGCTAACCCGAAAGTTCATGCTCAAACCACAGCCGAAGAAATTTGGGAAGATACAGATGGACAAGTTGATATTTTAGTGGCGGGAGTCGGGACTGGCGGGACAATTACAGGCGTATCCGAAGTAATTAAACAACGGAAGCCAAGTTTCCAGGCTGTTGCTGTTGAACCCAGCAACAGTCCAGTATTAACAGGTGGTAAATCCGGCCCCCATAAAATTCAAGGAATCGGCCCAGGATTCATACCCGCAATTTACCGCGCCGAACTAGTTGACGAGGTGATTCAAGTAGCGGATGATCAGGCGATCGCCTACAGTCGTCGCCTAGCCAAAGAAGAAGGATTACTTTCTGGTATTTCTACGGGAGCCGCTTTATATGCTGCAATTCAAGTAGCAAAGCGCCCAGAAAATGCCGGACGTTTAATCGTCATGGTGCAGCCTAGCTTCGGTGAACGCTATCTCAGTACTTCACTGTTTAAAGATCCAGAAGAAAACGAATGGTTGAGCAAAGTTTGA
- a CDS encoding sigma-70 family RNA polymerase sigma factor, with the protein MTLENSISHTAIQWKSEPYLQRNIDLYKTRHDKFSALLNQGSEQDIVEFWLDMVLNSSPLKQSWEPENRIQKAWKHLSLYCEESCYRAASQVWKENKYKCWEEYIFFARCLVYDPVKFPAILAKYDPHHAPLYTYMTEVLRKSIKDEGAIAKFSKWRLLCKKSNKELKESLIRYGKYEPDVSRFLFARKYFKQIYQFNKIQNPATRSGQRWLEPDSNDFQEAAQYYNAEKLLAIAPHQVAVSKEVSGEEIQRWMETCIIALRNYPQSITPSISLESIEAVSHYEIFYIEIEDYISEKESLCQRIETVLEQELLMLNNDQKEILYLYYGLGWNQKQIAAKFAVTQGAIARRLQTIERKLINVIFKLKQPQKWVAKYVKMWLEFNYETPDDSDLIHTALVAAIKQLNTASQNLLRLYYGQKIDAESIVKKLYLSPEKIDDLLYQINHELETVLLRQIDIMIKKFLDMWLSKKSQSLHKNFTSPSKQLIST; encoded by the coding sequence ATGACTCTAGAAAACTCAATTAGTCATACAGCGATTCAGTGGAAATCCGAACCATATTTACAACGCAATATTGATTTATATAAAACTCGACATGACAAATTTAGCGCACTATTAAATCAAGGAAGTGAGCAAGATATAGTAGAATTCTGGCTTGATATGGTGCTAAATAGCTCGCCATTGAAACAGAGTTGGGAACCTGAGAACCGCATACAAAAAGCATGGAAGCATTTAAGTCTGTATTGTGAAGAAAGTTGTTATCGCGCTGCTTCACAAGTATGGAAAGAGAATAAATACAAGTGTTGGGAAGAATATATTTTTTTTGCGCGGTGCTTAGTTTACGATCCAGTGAAATTTCCGGCAATTTTGGCAAAGTATGATCCCCATCATGCGCCACTTTATACTTATATGACTGAAGTTTTGCGAAAAAGCATCAAAGATGAAGGTGCGATCGCTAAATTTTCTAAATGGCGATTGTTGTGCAAAAAAAGTAACAAAGAACTTAAGGAATCACTAATTAGGTATGGCAAATATGAACCAGATGTTTCCAGATTTTTGTTTGCACGTAAATATTTTAAACAAATTTATCAATTCAATAAAATCCAAAATCCTGCAACTCGCAGTGGACAACGTTGGCTAGAACCAGATAGTAATGACTTTCAAGAAGCAGCACAATATTACAATGCTGAAAAGCTGCTAGCTATAGCGCCGCATCAAGTTGCAGTTAGTAAGGAAGTAAGTGGGGAAGAAATACAAAGATGGATGGAAACCTGTATTATTGCTTTGCGGAATTATCCCCAGTCAATTACCCCGAGTATTTCTCTAGAATCTATAGAAGCGGTTAGCCATTATGAAATTTTTTACATCGAAATAGAAGATTATATATCTGAAAAAGAAAGTCTTTGTCAACGAATAGAAACTGTATTGGAACAGGAATTATTGATGCTTAATAATGACCAAAAAGAGATTTTGTATCTTTATTATGGATTGGGATGGAATCAGAAACAAATTGCAGCAAAGTTTGCAGTCACCCAAGGAGCGATCGCACGTCGTCTACAAACCATTGAGCGAAAACTAATTAATGTAATATTTAAATTAAAACAACCACAAAAATGGGTTGCAAAGTACGTAAAAATGTGGTTGGAGTTTAATTATGAAACTCCAGATGATTCTGATTTAATTCATACAGCATTGGTTGCTGCAATTAAACAATTAAACACTGCATCTCAGAATTTATTACGACTTTATTATGGACAAAAAATAGATGCTGAATCTATTGTCAAAAAACTTTATTTGAGTCCAGAGAAAATAGATGATTTACTATATCAAATAAATCATGAATTAGAGACTGTATTACTCAGACAAATTGACATAATGATTAAAAAATTTTTAGATATGTGGTTATCTAAAAAAAGTCAAAGTCTGCATAAAAATTTTACATCTCCATCTAAACAGTTAATTTCAACATAA
- the cysE gene encoding serine O-acetyltransferase, producing the protein MLIDDLRTIYERDPAARNWLEILFCYPGLQALLFHRLAHWLYKTGIPFIPRFMSHISRFLTGIEIHPGAVIGKGVFIDHGMGVVIGQTAIVGDHALIYQGVTLGGTGKETGKRHPTLGSNVVVGAGAKVLGNIQIGDHVRIGAGSVILRDVPSNTTVVGVPGRITRQNNVSSDSLAHNKLRDVEAEAIRALFERVKALEKEVERFQPPSGLSLTQVEIEQIDDDRCDTNRVIEDFLDGAGI; encoded by the coding sequence ATGTTAATAGATGATTTGCGAACAATTTATGAACGAGATCCAGCGGCGCGTAACTGGCTGGAAATACTGTTCTGCTATCCTGGACTCCAAGCTTTATTGTTTCACCGACTCGCCCACTGGCTGTATAAAACGGGTATCCCTTTTATACCCAGATTCATGTCTCATATTAGTCGGTTTTTAACTGGGATTGAAATCCATCCTGGGGCTGTGATTGGTAAGGGTGTGTTTATCGATCACGGTATGGGAGTAGTGATTGGCCAAACAGCGATCGTGGGGGATCATGCGCTAATTTATCAAGGTGTCACCCTCGGCGGTACTGGCAAAGAAACAGGCAAGCGCCACCCCACATTAGGTAGCAACGTAGTTGTTGGAGCAGGCGCTAAGGTATTAGGAAATATTCAAATTGGCGATCATGTCCGCATCGGTGCTGGTTCGGTAATACTGCGAGATGTTCCCAGTAATACTACCGTAGTCGGAGTTCCAGGGCGCATCACTCGCCAGAACAACGTCAGCAGCGATTCTTTAGCCCACAACAAACTGCGAGACGTGGAAGCTGAAGCGATCCGCGCTCTATTTGAACGGGTTAAGGCTCTAGAGAAGGAGGTTGAGCGGTTTCAACCCCCATCAGGTTTATCCCTAACTCAAGTAGAAATCGAACAAATCGACGACGATAGGTGCGATACCAATCGCGTCATTGAAGACTTTCTCGATGGTGCGGGAATTTAG
- a CDS encoding cadmium resistance transporter produces the protein MSQLGTALTEGIIAFAATNIDDIIILLLFFSQVDANFRRRHVVIGQYLGFTAIIIASLPGFFGGLVIRRELIGLLGLLPIAIGFKQLLHQEPENTEIQTVTTDFKQSSPHNPILSFLFSILHPQTYKVVAVTVANGGDNISIYIPLFAGHSFASLGIILSVFLVMLGFWCAIAYWLSRHASIAYILSRYGKHVIPFVLISLGLFIMYERGTFSLLPWVNK, from the coding sequence ATGAGTCAGCTTGGAACAGCTTTAACTGAGGGCATAATTGCCTTCGCCGCCACCAATATTGATGACATCATTATCTTGCTGCTATTTTTCTCACAGGTGGATGCTAACTTTCGACGACGGCATGTTGTAATTGGTCAATACCTTGGTTTTACAGCTATTATTATTGCTAGCTTACCAGGATTTTTTGGCGGCTTAGTCATCCGACGAGAACTGATTGGATTATTAGGGCTATTGCCAATAGCGATCGGCTTTAAGCAATTGCTACATCAAGAACCAGAAAATACAGAAATTCAAACAGTAACCACTGATTTTAAACAGTCCTCACCTCATAATCCCATATTATCTTTCCTATTTAGTATTCTCCATCCCCAAACTTATAAAGTAGTCGCAGTAACAGTTGCTAATGGTGGTGACAATATTAGTATATATATTCCCTTATTTGCTGGTCATAGCTTTGCTAGCTTAGGGATAATTTTAAGTGTGTTTTTGGTCATGCTAGGTTTTTGGTGTGCGATCGCCTATTGGTTAAGTCGCCACGCCAGCATTGCTTATATTTTAAGTCGCTATGGTAAGCATGTTATCCCTTTTGTCTTGATTAGCCTGGGTTTGTTTATCATGTATGAAAGAGGTACATTTAGTCTACTGCCGTGGGTGAATAAATGA